A stretch of Triticum aestivum cultivar Chinese Spring chromosome 1D, IWGSC CS RefSeq v2.1, whole genome shotgun sequence DNA encodes these proteins:
- the LOC123168052 gene encoding uncharacterized protein At5g01610, giving the protein MATYPLLLLLLLLAAVAVAAASSAEDTPTAYEMLERYDFPRGILPEGVEGYELDPDGGFQVYFPRECEFLLAKQWLVKYDTRIAGAATAGKLAALQGIYVKVLFLWIPVAEVDRAGDRLSFYIGPVSTSFPLSDFASSPHCRGYHDRAAVAAAVS; this is encoded by the coding sequence ATGGCCAcctaccccctcctcctcctcctcctcctcctcgccgccgtcgccgtggcggcggcgtcgtccgcgGAGGACACGCCAACGGCGTACGAGATGCTGGAGCGGTACGACTTCCCGCggggcatcctgccggagggggtggaggggtacgAGCTCGATCCGGACGGCGGCTTCCAGGTGTACTTCCCGCGGGAGTGCGAGTTCCTGCTAGCGAAGCAGTGGCTGGTCAAGTACGACACGCGCATCGCCGGCGCTGCCACCGCCGGCAAGCTCGCGGCGCTGCAGGGCATCTACGTCAAGGTACTCTTCCTGTGGATCCCCGTCGCCGAGGTCGACCGCGCCGGCGACCGCCTCAGCTTCTACATCGGCCCCGTCTCCACGTCCTTCCCGCTAAGCGACTTCGCCAGCAGCCCGCACTGTCGCGGCTATCACGACCGCGCCGCCGTCGCTGCGGCCGTCTCGTGA